Within the Tautonia marina genome, the region ACCGCCCCCTTGCCCTGCTCGGCGGCCTTGCTCAGGGAGAACGGCAAGACGGCTCCGACGAGGAACAGGAAGAGGGGAAAGATCAGGTCGTAAAAGCGAAATCCTTCCCAGTCGACATGCTCGAATTGCCGGGCGAGGGTCGAGGCGGTTGCCGACCCGGACCAGGCCGCCCAGGCCAGGACCAGGCGATCGCCGCCGACGATGCAGAGCATGTCGAACCCTCGGAGGGCGTCGATCGAAAGCAGGCGATCGGATCGAGGGGGCGGGGCCGTGGCCGGCGGGGCCTGGGTGTCGAGCATGCGAGGTCGGTCCGGGGGGGGGTGGCACAATCAAAGGAACGGCCTTCGGGACGTGTCGTCGTCACCGATTGAGCAATCAAGATCGGGAAGCAGCTTACCGGATGCCCCCTGGCACTGGCCACGCCCCACAGAGTGGAGGTCAGCGGCGCGATTCCCGATCCCCCGCTTTGACGGCTTCGTCACGGGGGGACCAGGTCAATTCTCCGAGTCGCCGTCCCCTTGGCGGTTGGAACGTCGATCGCGAGAGTCGTAGAGGACCATCGACCCGACGAGCGGCCGGAGCAGATCGTTGACCACCTCGGAGCGGTCCTTACCCACGTGGATTGCATAGAGCCAGAGTTTCTTGTCCAGCTCCTCCTCGATGGCGAACATGCGCTGAACACGCCGGAGCTTGGAAGATCCCCTGCCCCGGCCTTTGGACCGAGATGATCCTGTCGAGGAGGATGCCCCTGACGACTTCGGGGCCGATTCGACCTCGGCGGCGGGCTCCGAATCGACTGATTGACGGTCGTCGCCGTCGCTCATGGAGGAGGAGGAGCGGGGGCCGGCGGTGGCCTCGGCGGCGGCCATCCGGCGCTCGAACTCGGCCTCGGTCATCGCGGGTCGGACCAGTCCGGTTCGGCTTTCGGGGCCCGGAATTCCCCCACGTCTGGTTGTACTCATTCGAATGCCCCCCCTGCCCTTGATCATGGTTCGTTGAGCGCTTTGGCCTGGCTCGGCGTGTGTTTTGGATTTGGTGCGTTGGTTGAACCGTCGCCGCGACGGCCAGTCACCCTCGCCCGGTGGCCGGCCGTCGCGCCGCGTCGACGGCTCTCACGCAGCGGCGCCAGAGGCGCCGCCCTGCTCCTCGATCGGTGCGTCATCCTCGGAGGGTGCTTCGTGCGGCACGTCCCCGTCGGGATCGCTGCGTGTCGGTTCGACCGACTCGCCCCCCCGGATCAGGAACGCTTCGGCCGCGGCCTGATAGGCGCGGCTCCCGGCTCCGTAAGGGTCGTAACGGACCAGAGGAACGCCCCGGGCATAAGCTTCCCGGAAGCGAACCGAGGTCGGCACCGACCGTTCGAAGGCCAGGTCGCCGAAGTAGTCGCGCACTTCGGCTTCGATCTGGCGGGCCACCAGGGTTCGATCGACCCGGGTGATCAGGACGCCGGTGAGCATCAAAGGCCCGGCGTCGGTGAATTCCTGGCGAAGCGAGCCGACCTCTCGGATCAAGGTTTCAAGCGTCTTGACCCCGGCCAGGGCGGCGATGCACGGATCGATCGGGATGACGACCTCGCCGACAGCGTAAAGGATGGCCACGTTGAGCGGCGTTTGCACGGGGCTGGTATCGAGGATCACGACATCGTGATCACAGACCCGACGCAGCACGCGGCGGACCCGGAACTCTCTGCCCTGGCCAAGCCCCTGGCTGCCCCCCATCTGATCGGAGCAGGAACCGAGGCGATCTCCGGGGGGGATCACGTCGAGTCCCTCGACACAGGTGGGCAAGACCACGTCGGCTATTTCTGCGTCGTCGAGCAAGAGGTCGGCCAATCCTTCCGACGGTAACCCCGCCGGGAAGAGGCCAAGCGACGCATTGCCCGACGGGTCGGCGTCGATCAAGAGGACTCGCCGTCCCAGGTCAGCCAGGCTGGCTGCCAGGTTGATGGCGGTCGTGCTCTTACCGACCCCCCCTTTTGCGTTGGTCACGGCGACGCTCCGCATCGACCGTTCCTCCCCGATCGGTAGTCCCCTGCCCGTCTTCTCGATCGGCAGACCTCGCCGGCCGGAAACGTTTGGGGTTCGGCCGTAAATAACGACTAGAGATCGTGTTACGGCGTGAGATTGGCTTATGGTTTGCTTGAGTACCAGGTTTCCTGAAACCTTGCACAACAGGCAACCAAACGTTCAAGGCATCCTGGTTCCTGGGAACCATTGTCCTTGTGCGTATCGGTTCGCCATCACGCTCGACTCCAATGTTCCCGGGAATCAAGGTGCCAGTCAGACTCGGTTCCTTGACAACCGAGTTGGCTGGAACACCTTGGTTTGACGGTTCGACCATGCACCAGGAAGCCTTGATTCCCATGAGAACTTGGTGAGAAAGGCGGCTTGGTTCCTCGGAATCGTAGGTGGAGGGGTGGTCTTGGTGGCTGCATAACCAAGACGCCAAGGTCGTCACTTATCCCGAGTTGCCAAGGTGGCTTGGCAACCAAGTTCACTTGAAACCTGAGTCACCTTGACGATCCAAAAGCCAAGTTTCTCTAAGCGTCTCGAACGCTAGAAGCCAAGTGATCTATTAACCAAGGCGCCAAGGTCTTCAATGGCCCTGGTAACCAAGAAGACGAAGCAACCGATGTTGCCAGGGCGTCTTGAAGCCTCGGTGCCTTGATTCCAAGGACCATTCATGGCCTTGGTGTCAGAGGTGCCATCATTGGCAATCTTTCCAGGTCCAAGGGAATCATGGGGCCAAGAAGATATGGTTGCCTTGGTTTCAAGGTGCCAGGCGTTCCTTGACGACTTGGATTCCAGGTCGCTTGAGCATCATGGTTTGTCATGTTTATGGACGACCTGGAACCTGAGGAAAATTGGTTCACACGGTGCCAGTGTGGTCAAAACGCCTTGGTTCCTGAAAACCAAAGGTCCGCAAGAAGACCCAGTGAACCTGGTTCCTCTTGAACCAAGGTATCAAAGTGATGCGTTGTCAGGGTGCCAGGTGACCAAGGCGTCAAGGTTTCGAGGGCCCTTGATTCCTCGGTGCGTTGTTGGGCGAAGGCGGGCGTGAAACCGGGGCCGAACGGTCAGTCTTGCCGTCCCTCGTGAAGGGCAGGGGAGAGGGCCGTTCCGGTTCGAATCCGACAGAGATCGAGCAGAGGTCAGCGCAGGACGGTCATGAAGAAACAAGGGAGAGCGCAGAACCAGGGCAGGGGGGGACAGCCCGAGATGGAGGCCCGAGGTTCCGTTGCCAGGTCTCACCGCGAGCGCGACTCACCACGGCGGCGGCGGATCTCCTGGGTGGTTCGGTTCGGCCGATCCGTCGCGCGGTCGTCGGTGTGTTTGAGCGGGTCCTTGATCTATTCGCCGGTCACAGCCTGGCGCAACAGGTTCGAGCCGGCGGTGATCCGGAAGCGATGGACAGCAGAAGATCCGTTTTGTGGACTCCTGATAGTGTCTTGAGCGGTCGCGTGGCCATCCGGAGCAAGGCGGAGATTCTTTGCCTTAAGTGTCGAAACACTCACGGACCCGATCGCCGACGGCCTCGACCTGTCTTCCTGGTGTGTCATTGAGGGGTGATCGTGAGGGATTCCGGCCGTCTGAACCGCCTGGAAACGGTTGGCGCGACTGGCGTTCTGAGACGCGATTCTACGGTCCGATAATCAATATTATGGTCGCATTGGTGGAGGCTTATGAAAATCGGCTCCGGCGTGCTTAGGTTTGCTGTCACTGGACAACGGTCTTCAAGCGCCGACGTGCCAACGACCTCTGCGAGGAAGGCTCCGAACAGGAGATCAGGTAACTCTCGGAGCCGGGGTGGGAGAATGGTGAAGGACGACGTTGTCCGGTTCGCGTCCTGGTTCTTCGGTGAGCGTTTGGTGGGCAGTGGTGCGATCGAGACAGGCACAAACCGGAGGACTCGATCGTCTTCAGTCGGAGCGAATCGTGGTGCTGCCATGACCACGATCGGTTTTGCGATGACCAAAAACAGGAGAACCGGTGTCACGAACACCGGGTTGGTCTCTATCACAAGGGAGGCCACGGCGTGAAGCGTGGTCTCGACATGGACGTTTAGGACTTAACGATTTGAGTGCCGGCTGAGGAGTGAGATGGTGTTTCAGACCGTTGAGCGAGCAATGGCATGGCGAGTGCTGGACGTTGGGAACCGACCATCTTGGGCATTGGCCGCCGCTGGAGAGTTCCGCGGCTGCTCATCGATTCTTCGCAATCCTTCTGCGTGTTGCGTTGAAGCGACATGGGAGCGGTGATGCTTCGCTGCTAGTTGACGATGCCTGGACGCGTTGCTATGCTGCCGACACGGTTATCCTCCGAACGCTTCGGTTCAGGCATTTTCTGATCGCATGATTATCAACACAAGTTGTTAGCTCGCAGCGATCTTCCAACCGATCACCTCTCTTCCTGGCTTCAAGAAGCGTTTTTCTGACTGTCACTGAAGCCCCCTTCAGTCCGCGGTCATGAGAACCTCCTGCTGAATCTCACTCCTGAGCACCCACCCTGGAGATACCGCCCGATGAGCACTACGGCGCCCCAATCCATTCTCTTGTCCGAGCAAATTGCCCGGATGGTGGAGAGGGAGTCTGCGAAACAGGCGTTGCCAGGACCTTCGCTTGCCGTTGCCCCGACGACGATTGCCTCACGCTTCAAGCGGGCCATTGATTTTTCGGCCTCGGCCCTTGGGCTGGTGCTGCTGGCGCCGCTGATGCTCGCGATCGCCGCAGTGGTGAAGCTGAGCTCTCCTGGACCGGTCTTCTTTCGACAGCTCCGTCTCGGTCGCGGTGGCGAACCTTTCTACGTGCTGAAGTTTCGCACCATGGTGGCTGATGCCGAGCGTCGCCTGAGTGACCTCGAATCGCACAATGAAGCGGCCGGTGGTGTGCTGTTCAAAATTCGGCGCGATCCGAGAGTGACCCCGCTGGGTCGCTTCTTGAGGCGTTCGAGTCTCGATGAACTGCCGCAACTGATCAATGTGCTCCGAGGTGAAATGAGCCTGGTCGGTCCTCGGCCGTTGCAGCTTCGCGACTCGTACCGGCTCGAGGCGCTCGATCCCGAAGCGTTCAACCGTCGTTTGAGTGTGATGCCTGGGATTACCGGCCCCTGGCAGATTGGTGGCCGCAGTGATGGGACCGCCGGGATGGTTCATCAGGATCTCGATTATGTCGAGAACTGGTCCCTTTCGGCTGACCTGAAAATTCTGGTCCTGACGGTCCCGGCCGTTCTGTCTGCTCGTGGTGCCTGCTGAGGCATTTCAACAGACGTGAAGACTCGGCGGATTCGCGCTCTGCTCGGTTCGTCTTGCATGGCCCGCAGTGGCCTTGGGAGGAGATGTTTCGTGCCTGATCAGCCTCAACTTGACCAGTCCGCTCCGGTCGTGCGCCGCCCCCTTGGGCCGTCTCCCTGGATCTGGATGATCGTGGGTTGTGTGCTGGTGGCAGCCTCGGGGTTGGTGCGCGTTCGTCAAGAACAACTGTTCGCCGACGCCTCGCTGAGTGTGAAACAATCGCCGTTTCCGTTGCGAGACCTGCCCCAAGTGCTGGGTGGGCACTGGGAGATGATTCGAGAGGAAGAGCTGGAAGCCGAGACGCAACAGATCGCCGGATGCACGGATTATATGTATCGGTTCTATGCCAACTCCCACACAGGAGTCATGCTCAAGGTGCTGGTGGCCTTTGGGCCGGCCACTCAGGTCTTTCCTCACTCGCCGGAGATTTGCTTCCCCTCTCAGGGGTATCAAGCCACCGGCAAGGCCCGGCGCGTCAATGTGCCGGTGAAGACCTCCGACGTGACCCCTGCTTCCGAGTCCGAGCCGACCGCGACCATTCCCTTCCGGGCGATGACCTTCAGCCGTCCTGAAGCGGGACGGGAAGAGTTCATCGAATCCCATTATTCGTTTTGGCACGACGGTCGCTGGGACCCGGACGCCAAGGAGACGAAACGCAAGTTTCAGCATCGGCCGGCCATGTTCAAGGTTCAGGTCGATCGGACGATCACCTCCAGGGAACGAGAATCCTCTCAGAGCCCGAGTGAAGAGTTTGTGGCGGCCCTGGTCACGGAACTCAACCAACGCATCGACGAGTGGATCAATCATCCTGATCCCCACGTGAGCGAGTGACCGAAAGCCGATCCAGACACCTTATGCGTGACCCCGGGACGAACCTACGAACCATGCGATCGACTTCTGACCACACCATGCAGGTGCGGCACAGAGAGCATCCGCGCCGTCCCATCTCGACGCAACCCGCCCCGTTGCGATATCAACTCGTGTTCGAGCCGTTTCGCAACCGCACAGCAGAGCATTCCCAGGCCACCAATCACCAGCACGACAACCGCAACCGGTGCCAGATAGATGGCAAGAAGCGTCAAGATCACCCGGCGCAGCGGATCCCTGCCGCGTTGGACGTCCTCTTCGTTGCCTCGCATCTCACCCGTGGTCATGGATCCGACTCCTCATGCTCGAATCATGGGGTCAATCCTGACCCCTCTCTGACCATAGGACACAAATGGACCCGTGTTGCGTTTCTGCAACATCATGCCACGCGAATCGGGGAAACGTGGCCCCCTCAATTCACAAATTCTACGTCAAGAACACAACGAAGTCATGGGCATTCCTCTCTAAAATCGTGTTTTATGGCGGTTTCCAGTATTAAAAAACTGAAATGGGTTCCGCTGAGTCGGGTCGACGCCCGAGCGGCGGGGCATGGTTTCGGTCGCACCGTTGATCTTTCAGCAATCACTCGGCAAGATCAGTAGTCGAGCGACGGGATCACTGTTGGAACGAGACCCAGAGTGGGAATCGAGCAGTGGTTACCGATGTGACACCAGGGTGTTTCCCTTTCCCTTCGAGGTCATCAACATTATGACGAAACGATTTACCTTCCTGGCCGCGCTCGCGCTGGTGGCCTCGTTCGCCTCCAGTGCAATGGCTCAGGGCACCGCGACGATTGGTTTCGCCGGCTTCTCTCAGTCTGCTGGCGCCAGCTCGATTGATTACTCGTCGAACGGTGGTGCGCTGCCGGCCTACCTCACGGCCACGACCGAGGTCAATTTCACCATCAACAACCCGGTCTTCATGATCGATCCGCTGGGCCCGACCAACTACACGGGCGCCACCTTCACCCTGACGGCCGAATCCAACACGGCTGCCGCGGCCGGTGTTCAGGGAGGATTCTTCGGCACGTTCTCCATCATCGGCTCGGGTGGCGAAAACCTCCTGAGCGGCACCTTCGACTCGGCCTTGCTGAGCCAGCGGGGTTCGGGCCGTGCGGCCTTCGAAACCGGCTCGGTCGACTTCACGTCGGACATCTTCTTCCCGGTGATCAGGGAGGAGTTCAACTTCAGCATCATTGGTGGCTTCACCAACCTGTTGGCCAACAATGGCGTGTTCCAGAACTTCTCGGCTGACCGACTCTCGGGTGACTTCTCCGCCATCCCCGAGCCGGCCACCCTGGCCATGGCCGGTCTGGGCATCTTCGCCCTGCCGCTGGCTGTTCGGGCCGCTCGCCGTCGCCGATCCGCCAACTGATCTGAGTTTGACTTGAGCTGAGCAACCCTCAGTGCAACAACTCAACGCCGTCCCGGCCTTCTCTGGCCGGAGCGGCGTTTTTTTATTTCCCAGCGTTCAATGCCGGGTCTTTGTCCGAGTATTCGGCTCGTTTGCCGGACGCTCGGGAACTTCGGTCAAGCGTAGCCATCGAGATTTCCTGGCCCTGAAGGTTCTCCCCCGGCATGAGCGCTGTCGCCCGTTGGCTGGAGGCGCGAGCGGGGAAGGCTCAACCCTTGGGGTCGAGGTTCTCAGGAGCGAGCGGTCGTGACCGGTCGTCGGCTGACCGGTTCATGTGAGTCTCGTTCACTCCTTCGAGTCTCGTTCATTCGTTTGTGAGAGCGTAAGGAGTCGAACGGCTTTTGCCTTGATCCCCTGAGGTTGGGGGGCATCAGGAGCATCGCGCAAGTCAAGACCCGACCCCTCCCTTGATGGTGAATCAAGGGAGGGGCGGCCGAGCTGCGTGGACTCGATTCAGACGCTGCTCAACCGCGGATCAGCGAGCGAGGATGTCTTGCAGCTCGTCCTGATGCCACGGGTCGATCGTGTTGGGATCGAGACCGAGGGTGCGGGCCTGGTCAAGATGGGTGCGGAACTGATCGTTTCGGCCCGATTTCAGCGACGCAAGGGCAAGATAATAATGTCGGGCGGCGGTGGGCTCGATCGCAACCGCTTGCTCAAGCGCCTGGATCGCCTCGTCGAAGCGCTTCTGACGAATCAAGATCACGCCTCGGGCACCCAGAACCGCGGGAACCGGCCCGACCCGGCGTTCCATGCGGTCGATCTCCGCCAGCCCTTGCTCGGGCTGTTCAAGCCCTTCCGAGAGGACAAGGCCCAGGTTGTACAGCGCCAGCAGGTCGCCGGGGCGTCGCTCGAGGATCTCGCGATAAAGCTCGGCCTCCTTCTGGTAATCTCCCGCATGATGGTAGAGGATCGCCGAGGCGGTCAGCAAATCCGGGTCTCCTGGTCGCTTGTTGAGCAGCGTTGCGATGATGGGGCGGGCACGGGCGACCTGATCGACGCGCTGGGTGATGGGAGCAGCCTGAACTGCCTGAAGTACGGCCTCGGTCAGGCCGATCCGGGCAGTCTGGTCGGTCAGATCAACCGCTTCGAGCGACGCGGCGCACTGTTCCAGAGCTTCTTCAAATCGGCCTCGAACGGCCAGCACCAGGCCGGAAACCCACTGGGAACCCGGCGTGGTCTGAGCCAGATCCTGGGCAATCTGATCGGCTGCTTCCAGGGCTTCCGGGGTGCCGACGGTTAGCAATTGCAACGCGGCGGCACGGGCGAACAGGTCGCCACCGGGGGAGGTTAATCGATTGGCAACCTGCTCGACCAGATCGCTTGGGTTCCCGGCATTGGCTCGGATCAGCTGATCGGAGCGAAGGTCGGCCACCTCCGGATCTCCGGGGCGGAGCAATTCCAGTCGGCTGAGCTGCGAACCGGCCTCGGCCAGTCGATCCGCCTTGAGCAAGGCTCGCACGTGAAGCACGATCGCCTCGGCAGGAGCGGTCGAGAGGTCGGCCGAGATCTCGGTGATCTGGGCCGCACGGTCGAACTCTCCCAGTTCGATGAGCAGCCGGGCCAGTTGGTTTCGTGCCTGAACCGCCCGGCCATCCGTCAGCGGCAGGTCGGCCATCAAGGTTTCGAACACCGGAATCGCCTCGCGGCGTTGTTCGGGCTTCGGTGCCCGAGACTGCACCACGCCGATCGCCAGCCGACGCTCGGGAGTCATCGGGCCGTTGCTGGCCAGATCCCGAGCCCGCTTCCAGGTTTCCGGATCGCCGGGGGCGCGTTCGGTCAGCACCATGGCCAGTTGCAACGCCGCGCCGGCGGCCACGCTCGGGTTGTCCATCAGGCGTTCGAGCAGCGGTTCGGCCCGATCGGGACGGCCGGTCTGCTGGTAGAACGAGGCGGCACCGATTATCAGGTCCGGGTTGACGATTTCGTTGTCCAGCGCATCTTCCAGGACCTTGTCCGCCGCCTGAAGGTCGCCGATGGCCCAGCGGAGCCGGGCTTCCAGCAGTTCAGACGGGATGCCCGTCGAGCGTTCGAGCGCGCGATCAATGGTTCGCTCCAGAGTGGCCTGGTCGCGGCCGAGGCGGACCTGAGTGGTGATCAATTCCAACCACGGCGCCGCGTTCTTCGGAGTCGCCTGCTTTTCGGCCTGCTCATCGAGCAACTGTTCCAGCTCATCATAGCGGCCGGCTAGCAACAGCGCCCGGGCCCGCACGGTATTGGCGACGGCCGGGGCCCCGGGATCCTCTACCGCCGAGTCCTGGAGCCGATCCGCGCCGTCGAGCCCCGCACCGACAGCCAGCAAAGCCTGGGCCGAGACGCGACGGATTCCGGCGGCAGATCCCGGCCCCGATTCGGCCGTGAGCTGTTCCAACTCCTCGACCTGGCCGAGTTTCACCAACTGATCGACCAGGCGAAGCAAGGCTTCCCGGTTCCCCTGTTTCCAGGCGGTTCGGTAGGCTTCGGCCGCGCCTTCAGGATTCCCGATCACTTCCTGAATGCGTCCGTTGAGCATGTGAGCCGAGGACAACCCCGGGACCTCCTGCAGAACTTCCCCGACCAGCGTAAGACATCGGTCCCGCGCTTCGGTGTCGCCGCGTTCGACCTGGTGCAGCAGGATCGATGCGGCGGCCATCCGAGTGGAGATGGCGTTCTCGCCGTTGGAGAGCTTGAGGCGATCGAGGTAAAGCTCCGCCTCGGGAATCCGGTTAGCCAGCAAGGCAACCTCGATCAGCTCCAGGATCGGTTCCGGAGCGTTGGGGGCGAGCTTGCTCCAGGAGAGGAAGGCGGCTCGGGCTCCGTCGTAATCCCCCTGGGCCATCCGGAGTCGGCCAAGCGCTTGCCAGAGTTCCCGTTGTGCGTCGGAGCCAAGCTGGTCGATGCCGTCAATCAACCGTTGCTGAGCCTCTCGTCCTCGGCCCAGATCGACCAGCAAGCGCGCCAGGGTCAATCGAAGCGTCGGGCCGTCGCCGGCTTGCTTCATCCCCTCTTCGAGCAACGCAAGGGCCGCTTCGGGGTCTCCCGATCGCTTGAGCAACTCGGCTCGGGCGGCCCAGAGGCGGGAGTTGGTCGGCCAGGTCTTCTGCGCCTCCTTGAGCCGATCGTCGGCCTGGTCGGGCTGGTTGGCGAGAAGGTGCCGATCGGCTCGCATCAATTCCAGCTCAAGACGCTGGAGGCTTTGGGGAGGCAGAACGTCCTCCGACATCTCCTGCACCCGTTCCGCATCCTGATCGAACGCCGCCCACGATCGGGTGGCCGGTTCCTGCCTGGATTGCTCGCTGAGACGAAGCCGGAGCAGGAGCAGAAGCAAGGCGGGATCATCGTCGAAGGTGGTTCGGGCTGTCGTCAGCAGGTCGATGGCCTCTCGTGTGCGGCCCAGATTTTCCAGCACGTCGGCATGGCTGATCACCAGAACCAGCGACGAACCGGAATCGGCCGCCTCCACGTCCTGGAACAGCGCTTCGGCTTCCTCGTTTTTGCCGACCAGCACATAGCAAGAGGCCAGCTCCTGGGTCGCCTTATTCTGAACCAGCGGCGGGTTTCCCCTCCGCGCTCTCAGCGCTTCGAGGATCGTGATCGCGTTTTGCACGTCTCCGCGAGCGTTGGCATCGAGTGCCAGGAGCAATTGATAACGTGGGTCGTTGTCGTTGCCGCCGGAGAGCCGCTTGAACTGGTCGATCAGTTGCTTGGCCTTCTCGATTTCCCCCGTTTTGAGGGAGACGTAGGCGAGCCACCAGGCGAGATCGGCATCGTTGCCGCCGGCGACTTTCAGGCCCTCATCCCACTGCGTCATGGCATCGGCGGTTCGTCGCTCGTAGTGATCGATCAGGCCGCCGAGCATGGCGACGCGCTGGCGGTTTTCACGGTGGTAGTCCTCGGGGATGGCCTGAAAGGCGGTTTTGGCAGTTGCCGTGTCCCCCTGTTCGAGGCTGTGTTCGACGAGTGTGATCAGAACCTTCGGATCCTCAGGGGCCTGGTCCCGCGCGTCTTCCAGGGCTTGACCGGCCTTTTCGGGATCATCCGACTCTCGGTAGAAGAAAAAGCGAACGAGCAAGGCCTCGGCGGAATCGGGAAGGATGGAGGCGAGTTCCGTCAGGACCTCATCGGCGTTGCCGTCAACCTCGGGGTGATCCCGATAAAGCCGGGCCATCCGCCAGGCGACCTCCAGAATGCCCTCGATGGGTTTCTCATCATCCGGGGCCTTGGCCAGAGCCTCAGGATAGAGTTCCCAGGCACGTTCATAGGCATCCAGCGCCGTCGGAATGTCCCTTTGGCCTTCGTAGGCTTTGCCCAGCAGTGCCTGAGTCCGCGGGTCGTTCGGGTCGAGGGCCTGGGCCAGCTCGATCGCGGCGGGATAGCGGCCCTGGGCCACCACTTGCTCGGCCAGCCCGCTTTGCTGGTAATCGGCCTGAAGCGCGTCACTCAGGCGGATGTAAAGATCGGCCAGGCGATAACGGACCTCGTCGAGTTCTTCCTTGGGCAGATT harbors:
- a CDS encoding PEP-CTERM sorting domain-containing protein — protein: MTKRFTFLAALALVASFASSAMAQGTATIGFAGFSQSAGASSIDYSSNGGALPAYLTATTEVNFTINNPVFMIDPLGPTNYTGATFTLTAESNTAAAAGVQGGFFGTFSIIGSGGENLLSGTFDSALLSQRGSGRAAFETGSVDFTSDIFFPVIREEFNFSIIGGFTNLLANNGVFQNFSADRLSGDFSAIPEPATLAMAGLGIFALPLAVRAARRRRSAN
- a CDS encoding sugar transferase → MSTTAPQSILLSEQIARMVERESAKQALPGPSLAVAPTTIASRFKRAIDFSASALGLVLLAPLMLAIAAVVKLSSPGPVFFRQLRLGRGGEPFYVLKFRTMVADAERRLSDLESHNEAAGGVLFKIRRDPRVTPLGRFLRRSSLDELPQLINVLRGEMSLVGPRPLQLRDSYRLEALDPEAFNRRLSVMPGITGPWQIGGRSDGTAGMVHQDLDYVENWSLSADLKILVLTVPAVLSARGAC
- a CDS encoding ParA family protein, which produces MRSVAVTNAKGGVGKSTTAINLAASLADLGRRVLLIDADPSGNASLGLFPAGLPSEGLADLLLDDAEIADVVLPTCVEGLDVIPPGDRLGSCSDQMGGSQGLGQGREFRVRRVLRRVCDHDVVILDTSPVQTPLNVAILYAVGEVVIPIDPCIAALAGVKTLETLIREVGSLRQEFTDAGPLMLTGVLITRVDRTLVARQIEAEVRDYFGDLAFERSVPTSVRFREAYARGVPLVRYDPYGAGSRAYQAAAEAFLIRGGESVEPTRSDPDGDVPHEAPSEDDAPIEEQGGASGAAA
- a CDS encoding exosortase-associated EpsI family protein; translation: MPDQPQLDQSAPVVRRPLGPSPWIWMIVGCVLVAASGLVRVRQEQLFADASLSVKQSPFPLRDLPQVLGGHWEMIREEELEAETQQIAGCTDYMYRFYANSHTGVMLKVLVAFGPATQVFPHSPEICFPSQGYQATGKARRVNVPVKTSDVTPASESEPTATIPFRAMTFSRPEAGREEFIESHYSFWHDGRWDPDAKETKRKFQHRPAMFKVQVDRTITSRERESSQSPSEEFVAALVTELNQRIDEWINHPDPHVSE
- a CDS encoding tetratricopeptide repeat protein, translated to MATLVILSLVLGGVLFTLQLTRPARLGNEAARQIRSLVAESERLLAESREAEDAETAEAKLRRAARQSDQALRHLNSYLERNPDDPEMAILRAELMAERATGAGPYEERVAQIHQRILVRFSNLPKEELDEVRYRLADLYIRLSDALQADYQQSGLAEQVVAQGRYPAAIELAQALDPNDPRTQALLGKAYEGQRDIPTALDAYERAWELYPEALAKAPDDEKPIEGILEVAWRMARLYRDHPEVDGNADEVLTELASILPDSAEALLVRFFFYRESDDPEKAGQALEDARDQAPEDPKVLITLVEHSLEQGDTATAKTAFQAIPEDYHRENRQRVAMLGGLIDHYERRTADAMTQWDEGLKVAGGNDADLAWWLAYVSLKTGEIEKAKQLIDQFKRLSGGNDNDPRYQLLLALDANARGDVQNAITILEALRARRGNPPLVQNKATQELASCYVLVGKNEEAEALFQDVEAADSGSSLVLVISHADVLENLGRTREAIDLLTTARTTFDDDPALLLLLLRLRLSEQSRQEPATRSWAAFDQDAERVQEMSEDVLPPQSLQRLELELMRADRHLLANQPDQADDRLKEAQKTWPTNSRLWAARAELLKRSGDPEAALALLEEGMKQAGDGPTLRLTLARLLVDLGRGREAQQRLIDGIDQLGSDAQRELWQALGRLRMAQGDYDGARAAFLSWSKLAPNAPEPILELIEVALLANRIPEAELYLDRLKLSNGENAISTRMAAASILLHQVERGDTEARDRCLTLVGEVLQEVPGLSSAHMLNGRIQEVIGNPEGAAEAYRTAWKQGNREALLRLVDQLVKLGQVEELEQLTAESGPGSAAGIRRVSAQALLAVGAGLDGADRLQDSAVEDPGAPAVANTVRARALLLAGRYDELEQLLDEQAEKQATPKNAAPWLELITTQVRLGRDQATLERTIDRALERSTGIPSELLEARLRWAIGDLQAADKVLEDALDNEIVNPDLIIGAASFYQQTGRPDRAEPLLERLMDNPSVAAGAALQLAMVLTERAPGDPETWKRARDLASNGPMTPERRLAIGVVQSRAPKPEQRREAIPVFETLMADLPLTDGRAVQARNQLARLLIELGEFDRAAQITEISADLSTAPAEAIVLHVRALLKADRLAEAGSQLSRLELLRPGDPEVADLRSDQLIRANAGNPSDLVEQVANRLTSPGGDLFARAAALQLLTVGTPEALEAADQIAQDLAQTTPGSQWVSGLVLAVRGRFEEALEQCAASLEAVDLTDQTARIGLTEAVLQAVQAAPITQRVDQVARARPIIATLLNKRPGDPDLLTASAILYHHAGDYQKEAELYREILERRPGDLLALYNLGLVLSEGLEQPEQGLAEIDRMERRVGPVPAVLGARGVILIRQKRFDEAIQALEQAVAIEPTAARHYYLALASLKSGRNDQFRTHLDQARTLGLDPNTIDPWHQDELQDILAR